One window from the genome of Pyrobaculum ferrireducens encodes:
- a CDS encoding ABC transporter permease, giving the protein MKALRIYTWALIVALYVPIGVMTLLSFNNSKLPYVWGGFTLRWYEALFRWEQAWGAVVNSAAVALAVAFAATVLGVFMAYALRSDRYLAVSQAAMVMPEVSESLSFAAALWLLKSHGGVDLFGPVGVFLAHLAYTLPMAHVLLSPYVAYVSRSAVEAARILGASEARTMISVVMPLLAPAFVATFLIVFANSFDTYVKTAFTTSPGFVTAPILLWSYAARGRGDPTIYALATLMLIPSLAAAAIYFRAVKRYG; this is encoded by the coding sequence ATGAAGGCGCTTAGGATCTACACGTGGGCTCTCATAGTCGCCCTCTACGTGCCTATCGGGGTGATGACCCTCCTCTCCTTCAACAACAGCAAGCTACCCTACGTCTGGGGTGGCTTTACGCTGAGGTGGTACGAGGCTTTGTTTAGGTGGGAGCAGGCCTGGGGCGCGGTTGTCAACAGCGCGGCGGTCGCCCTCGCCGTGGCGTTTGCGGCGACTGTGCTTGGGGTCTTCATGGCATACGCCCTCCGGAGCGATAGGTATCTAGCGGTTTCCCAGGCGGCGATGGTGATGCCCGAGGTTTCTGAGTCTCTGTCCTTCGCCGCGGCCCTCTGGCTTTTGAAGTCCCACGGGGGCGTGGATCTCTTCGGCCCTGTGGGGGTCTTCCTCGCCCACTTAGCCTACACCCTCCCCATGGCCCACGTCCTCCTCTCGCCGTACGTGGCCTACGTGAGCCGTAGCGCGGTAGAGGCGGCGCGGATACTAGGCGCCTCGGAAGCGCGGACAATGATATCTGTGGTTATGCCTCTGCTGGCCCCCGCCTTCGTCGCCACGTTCCTAATAGTATTCGCCAACTCTTTCGACACCTACGTCAAGACGGCCTTCACCACCAGCCCCGGATTCGTCACGGCGCCCATCCTCCTCTGGAGCTACGCCGCGAGGGGCAGGGGAGACCCCACCATATACGCCCTGGCCACTCTGATGCTGATCCCGTCTCTGGCGGCCGCGGCGATTTACTTCAGAGCTGTAAAGCGCTACGGCTAG
- a CDS encoding ABC transporter permease, whose protein sequence is MIREVALAAFASVLLLFYVPFLALGYYIAGGGELRLPSPSLVLTTFGLAALTAAVSIAVAYPAAYYLAKRGSELEFALLIAPLWVGTLLKAYSLLVLFAIVERFTGVALWGSALGVLVGMVYEYLPYALLTLYAAVEKVSETPVNAARVLGAGRLQAFLRVELPLTMPGIVAAFILIFLFAMGEVIMPAVLGAWKVYTFGSYVWDLYFKARDIFSGSVVSILLTGLSLLATYVVVRTIRSFSI, encoded by the coding sequence ATGATTAGGGAGGTGGCGCTGGCGGCCTTCGCCTCGGTTCTGCTTCTCTTCTACGTGCCGTTTCTGGCTCTGGGGTACTACATAGCCGGCGGGGGCGAGCTGAGGCTTCCCTCGCCGTCCCTCGTGTTGACGACGTTCGGCCTCGCGGCTCTGACGGCGGCTGTGTCCATCGCCGTGGCGTACCCCGCGGCGTACTACCTAGCGAAGCGGGGATCCGAGCTGGAGTTCGCCCTGCTCATCGCGCCTCTGTGGGTGGGGACTCTCCTCAAGGCCTACTCCCTCCTAGTCCTCTTCGCCATTGTGGAGAGGTTTACGGGGGTTGCCCTGTGGGGGTCGGCCCTCGGGGTTTTGGTGGGGATGGTGTACGAGTACCTCCCCTACGCCCTCCTGACGCTGTACGCCGCGGTGGAGAAGGTGAGCGAGACGCCTGTAAACGCGGCGAGGGTTCTGGGGGCCGGCAGGCTACAGGCCTTTCTCAGAGTGGAGCTTCCGCTCACCATGCCGGGGATCGTGGCGGCGTTTATCCTAATCTTCCTATTCGCCATGGGGGAGGTGATTATGCCGGCGGTGCTGGGGGCTTGGAAGGTCTACACCTTCGGTAGCTACGTGTGGGATCTCTACTTCAAGGCGAGGGATATATTCAGCGGGAGTGTTGTGTCTATCCTCCTCACTGGGCTGTCCCTCCTGGCGACCTACGTGGTGGTTAGGACAATCCGCTCCTTCTCGATATGA
- a CDS encoding ABC transporter ATP-binding protein encodes MGLSVELKGVSVHYGSFQALRGVDLYVEGGEGLVLLGPSGSGKSTLLRVVAGLIKPSRGRVLIGGRDVTGLPPDKRGVSMLFQDLALFPHLNVFENVAFGLRLRKLPEEEVRRRVEWALELIRLDPATFMYRRVHELSGGQQQRVALARALVVEPEVLLLDEPFSHVDLDIKNQLLEELKMLHNKLGFTLIYVTHDRFEAVEIGDRIALMREGEIVQVGRPLELYRRPRNRFVAVFFGEANVVPARELGLGEGGYAVVRPEDVVLGGGQTYSYKGQVVDVTFLWHYLKVEIQSNGHIFKAFVDLDTPVSVGDVVEFGWDARDVYVVEE; translated from the coding sequence GTGGGGCTCTCGGTGGAGCTCAAGGGGGTCTCTGTGCACTACGGTAGCTTCCAGGCTTTGAGGGGGGTTGATCTATACGTGGAGGGGGGCGAGGGGCTTGTGCTCCTGGGGCCGTCGGGGTCGGGGAAGTCTACCCTGCTCCGGGTGGTGGCTGGGCTTATCAAGCCGTCTAGGGGGAGGGTGTTGATTGGAGGGCGGGACGTGACCGGCCTCCCCCCGGACAAGAGGGGTGTTTCTATGCTTTTTCAAGACCTTGCGCTTTTTCCGCATCTCAACGTGTTTGAGAACGTGGCTTTCGGCCTGAGGCTGAGGAAGTTGCCGGAGGAGGAGGTGAGGCGGCGGGTGGAGTGGGCGCTGGAGTTGATTAGGCTTGACCCCGCCACCTTTATGTATCGGAGGGTACACGAGCTCTCCGGCGGCCAGCAACAGAGGGTGGCGCTGGCGAGGGCCCTCGTGGTGGAGCCGGAGGTCCTCCTTCTGGACGAGCCGTTTAGCCACGTGGATCTCGACATTAAGAACCAGTTGCTCGAGGAGCTGAAGATGCTTCACAACAAACTTGGCTTCACACTTATCTACGTGACGCATGACAGGTTTGAAGCTGTGGAGATTGGGGATAGGATTGCCTTGATGCGGGAGGGGGAGATTGTGCAGGTGGGCAGGCCTCTGGAGCTGTACCGGCGGCCGAGGAACCGCTTCGTGGCTGTGTTCTTCGGCGAGGCTAACGTGGTGCCTGCCCGGGAGCTGGGGCTGGGGGAGGGGGGCTACGCGGTTGTTAGGCCGGAGGACGTGGTGCTGGGGGGCGGGCAGACCTACAGCTACAAGGGCCAGGTGGTGGACGTGACCTTCCTCTGGCACTATCTAAAGGTGGAGATCCAGAGCAATGGGCATATCTTCAAGGCTTTTGTAGATCTGGACACCCCCGTCTCCGTGGGGGACGTGGTGGAGTTTGGGTGGGACGCCAGGGATGTCTACGTGGTTGAGGAATGA
- a CDS encoding DUF998 domain-containing protein, translating into MNWGRLLLVIGSLQFIISMLAAEQIYSGYSPLHNYISDLGALKAPTAPLFNTSVFLLGLLGLAAAALLRREIGRAAAALLALASIGAMGVGIFPEDYGTPHGVSALVAFLFGALAVISMALKTRGLLKPLGVALGALSLAALALFIPRVQTPLGVGGVERLIAYPVLIYFVAYGLGAPKTS; encoded by the coding sequence ATGAATTGGGGAAGACTACTATTAGTAATAGGTTCACTACAATTTATAATATCTATGCTCGCCGCGGAGCAGATATACTCGGGCTACTCCCCACTCCATAACTACATAAGCGATCTAGGCGCCCTTAAGGCCCCCACGGCGCCTCTCTTCAACACAAGCGTCTTCCTACTAGGCCTCCTCGGCCTCGCCGCCGCGGCGCTGCTCAGGCGGGAAATCGGCAGAGCCGCCGCGGCCCTCCTAGCCCTGGCCTCCATCGGCGCCATGGGCGTAGGCATATTCCCAGAAGACTACGGAACCCCCCACGGCGTCTCCGCCCTGGTGGCCTTCCTATTCGGAGCCCTCGCCGTAATCTCCATGGCCCTAAAAACCCGAGGCCTCCTCAAGCCGCTCGGCGTGGCCCTGGGCGCCCTCTCCCTGGCGGCTCTGGCCCTGTTCATCCCCCGCGTCCAGACCCCCCTAGGCGTCGGCGGGGTGGAGAGGCTAATCGCCTACCCAGTACTTATATACTTCGTAGCATACGGCTTAGGTGCCCCCAAGACTAGTTAA
- a CDS encoding argininosuccinate lyase, with the protein MSFYRRWIGGSGDLVRRYTSSIRDDAAIAEEVVRVMKAHVAHLVEIGAVPREAGEAILKALGEVDPSELLRGDFEDVHEALEKWLVDRLGPEVGGWVGLGRSRNDHVAAAIRLAALRRVGALREGVRRLRCVLAERAFQYADCAMPSFTHFQPAQVVTFGHYLLAVDELLAEFLHALSGVERLLLRSPLGAGPAGGVQTPVDRRRLGELAGFVEVVENTLYASGGRFFALALAGVVASFLAELSRVVDDFIRWNSPEFGYVEAPGEHISTSSIMPHKRNLVTLEVLRARAGEALGHYTALGAVVMKVGLGYSLDLQEATRHLWAVLDIAVEGVEVLRDFVEKMEFNCGRARAEAERFFTTSADTAERASLAGKPFRTAYFELAEAIKRGEAGLLPVEEALRRPALGSANPEEVRRAASRRLAFCRPGAL; encoded by the coding sequence ATGAGTTTCTACCGGAGGTGGATTGGGGGGAGCGGGGATTTGGTTAGGCGCTACACCTCTAGCATCAGGGACGACGCCGCCATTGCGGAGGAGGTGGTGCGGGTGATGAAGGCACACGTGGCGCACCTCGTGGAGATTGGCGCAGTGCCTAGGGAGGCGGGGGAGGCTATCCTCAAGGCGCTGGGGGAGGTGGACCCCTCTGAGCTCCTACGGGGGGACTTCGAGGACGTCCACGAGGCTTTGGAGAAGTGGCTTGTGGATAGGCTAGGCCCGGAGGTGGGGGGGTGGGTGGGGCTGGGGCGGTCGCGCAACGACCACGTGGCGGCGGCTATCCGCCTGGCGGCTCTGCGGAGGGTCGGCGCGCTTAGGGAGGGGGTGAGGAGGCTCCGCTGCGTCCTCGCGGAGAGGGCTTTCCAGTACGCGGACTGCGCCATGCCTAGCTTCACCCACTTCCAGCCGGCGCAGGTGGTCACCTTCGGCCACTACCTCCTGGCGGTGGATGAGCTTCTGGCCGAGTTCCTCCACGCCCTCTCGGGGGTTGAGAGGCTCCTCTTGCGTTCCCCCTTGGGGGCGGGGCCTGCGGGCGGCGTGCAGACCCCCGTCGACAGGAGGAGGCTGGGGGAGCTGGCTGGGTTTGTGGAGGTGGTGGAGAACACGCTCTACGCCTCGGGAGGGCGGTTCTTCGCCCTGGCCCTGGCGGGGGTGGTGGCCTCCTTCTTGGCGGAGCTGTCACGCGTGGTGGACGACTTCATCCGGTGGAACAGCCCGGAGTTTGGCTACGTAGAGGCGCCGGGGGAGCACATCTCCACTAGCAGCATCATGCCCCACAAGCGTAACTTGGTGACTCTCGAGGTGCTGAGGGCGAGGGCCGGCGAGGCTCTTGGGCACTACACTGCGCTGGGGGCCGTGGTTATGAAGGTGGGCCTCGGCTACAGCCTGGACCTCCAGGAGGCGACCCGCCACCTCTGGGCTGTGCTGGACATCGCCGTGGAGGGCGTGGAGGTGCTCCGGGACTTTGTGGAGAAGATGGAGTTTAACTGCGGGAGGGCCAGGGCCGAAGCCGAGAGGTTCTTCACGACGTCGGCTGACACCGCGGAGAGGGCCTCCCTCGCGGGCAAGCCGTTTAGGACCGCCTACTTCGAGCTGGCCGAGGCCATTAAGAGGGGGGAGGCGGGGCTCCTACCTGTGGAGGAGGCGCTTAGGAGGCCGGCTCTGGGCTCTGCCAACCCGGAGGAGGTGAGGAGAGCCGCGTCAAGGAGGCTGGCTTTTTGCAGACCCGGGGCTTTGTAG
- a CDS encoding argininosuccinate synthase has protein sequence MAYSGGLDTTVAVKWLSERLGAEVYTVTVDVGQEDDFSAIEERAYKAGAVQHFYIDARREFAEEYIARAVLMNGMYEGLYPLGTALARPLIAAKVVEVARRVGADAVAHGSTSKGNDQVRFDVTVKALAPDLKIIAPARVWGMTRAEEVEYARRHGLPVGEEHKKFSIDDNLWSRSIEGDPLDDPMVEPPEEAFRWTVSPEKAPAEPAYVAIEFEGGIPVALNGERMDLASLVSALNHLGGAHGVGRIDHVENRLVGFKSREVYEAPAAVILFHAHRDLEKLVLTPRELRFKHNVLDPQWADLVYQGLWVEPLRGALEAAAREMERWVSGVVRVKLYKGALWVVGRESPYGGYSKELADYSAGWYPSDEEARGFIEMWSLHSLTALRRRK, from the coding sequence CTGGCCTACTCCGGCGGGCTGGACACCACGGTTGCCGTCAAGTGGCTTTCGGAGAGGCTGGGGGCGGAGGTCTACACCGTAACTGTCGACGTTGGGCAGGAGGACGACTTCTCCGCCATCGAGGAGAGGGCCTACAAGGCGGGGGCTGTGCAACACTTTTATATAGATGCCCGGAGGGAGTTTGCCGAGGAGTATATAGCTAGGGCGGTTCTTATGAATGGCATGTATGAGGGGCTGTACCCCCTGGGGACGGCGCTGGCTAGGCCTCTCATCGCGGCGAAGGTGGTGGAGGTGGCGCGGCGGGTTGGGGCCGACGCCGTGGCTCACGGCTCTACTAGCAAGGGTAATGACCAAGTGAGGTTTGACGTGACTGTGAAGGCTCTGGCGCCGGATCTTAAGATCATCGCGCCGGCGAGGGTTTGGGGTATGACAAGAGCTGAGGAGGTGGAGTACGCGAGGAGGCACGGCCTGCCGGTGGGGGAGGAGCACAAGAAGTTCAGCATAGACGACAACCTCTGGTCGAGGTCTATCGAGGGGGATCCCCTGGACGACCCGATGGTGGAGCCGCCTGAGGAGGCGTTTAGGTGGACGGTGTCTCCGGAGAAGGCGCCGGCGGAGCCCGCGTATGTGGCTATAGAGTTCGAAGGGGGCATCCCCGTGGCGCTCAACGGAGAGCGGATGGACTTGGCCTCTCTCGTCTCTGCGCTTAACCACCTCGGGGGGGCCCACGGGGTTGGGAGGATTGACCACGTGGAGAATAGGCTGGTGGGGTTTAAGAGTAGGGAGGTGTACGAGGCGCCGGCCGCCGTCATTCTCTTCCACGCACACCGCGACTTGGAGAAGCTGGTGCTGACGCCGAGGGAGCTGAGGTTTAAGCACAACGTCCTCGACCCGCAGTGGGCGGATTTGGTGTACCAGGGGCTGTGGGTGGAGCCGCTGAGGGGGGCTCTGGAGGCGGCGGCGCGGGAGATGGAGCGGTGGGTGTCGGGGGTGGTTAGGGTGAAGCTGTACAAGGGGGCTCTGTGGGTGGTGGGGAGGGAGTCCCCCTACGGGGGGTACAGCAAGGAGCTCGCTGACTACAGCGCGGGGTGGTACCCCAGCGACGAGGAGGCGCGGGGCTTCATCGAGATGTGGTCTCTGCACTCCCTCACAGCTCTGCGGCGTAGGAAATAG
- a CDS encoding alpha-aminoadipate/glutamate carrier protein LysW, whose translation MASQKLVVQCKVCGTEFDLPEDVMDGEIASCPTCGARYIVRLKGGSVSLEEFKGDVEDYGE comes from the coding sequence ATGGCCTCGCAGAAGCTGGTGGTTCAGTGCAAGGTGTGCGGGACTGAGTTCGACCTTCCGGAGGATGTTATGGATGGGGAGATTGCGAGTTGTCCCACGTGTGGGGCTAGGTACATCGTGAGGCTTAAGGGTGGATCGGTCTCGCTGGAGGAGTTTAAGGGTGATGTGGAGGACTATGGGGAGTAA
- a CDS encoding GP88 family protein translates to MRDLAWALYRTGAYRPPTTEIEVTALRKIQIRTAESLGKGLSRIVPRMPYSHGNRKIGDIWSFDLPPVLTCPYATFCGRSGPQGLYKGKGYVCYDLNTVRYSRQHLLREYLNYIHIVKEGYEWLSGWTKFVVHNRGTRIIRLHVGGDIFSAWYWDFIKRLAGEFPTTTFYLYTRSFPIIAASPERPKNLVILMSLDAANFSYLYKYGEYFDNITYLLAGEEAEAQIPLIRKAAEWAEKRGKRLVVFLEHSRRKNLINKIGTLKKYICPNEVGMELTCEKCRICFTKSSNPP, encoded by the coding sequence TTGAGAGATCTCGCCTGGGCGCTTTACAGAACAGGGGCATACCGACCGCCGACAACGGAGATAGAAGTGACAGCTCTGCGTAAGATTCAGATAAGGACTGCCGAGAGCCTAGGCAAGGGCCTTTCCAGAATAGTCCCCAGGATGCCCTACTCGCACGGGAATAGAAAGATAGGTGATATCTGGAGTTTTGATCTCCCGCCAGTATTGACGTGTCCCTACGCTACTTTTTGCGGCAGGTCTGGACCTCAAGGTCTTTACAAAGGTAAAGGTTACGTGTGTTATGATTTAAACACTGTGCGTTATAGCAGGCAACACCTCTTACGTGAATATCTAAACTACATCCACATAGTTAAGGAAGGCTATGAGTGGCTGAGTGGCTGGACCAAGTTCGTGGTACACAACCGCGGCACGCGGATCATACGACTGCACGTGGGTGGTGATATCTTTTCGGCGTGGTACTGGGATTTTATAAAAAGACTGGCGGGGGAGTTCCCCACCACAACTTTTTACCTTTATACACGATCCTTCCCAATAATAGCGGCATCTCCAGAGAGGCCTAAAAACCTCGTTATCCTCATGTCACTTGACGCGGCAAACTTCAGCTATCTGTACAAATATGGCGAGTATTTTGACAACATAACCTATCTCCTGGCTGGGGAGGAGGCAGAGGCTCAGATTCCGCTGATCAGAAAAGCCGCCGAGTGGGCGGAGAAGAGGGGGAAAAGGCTGGTGGTCTTCTTAGAGCACAGCAGGCGAAAAAACCTCATAAACAAGATAGGGACTTTGAAAAAGTATATATGTCCCAACGAGGTGGGCATGGAGCTGACGTGTGAAAAGTGTAGAATATGCTTTACAAAAAGCTCTAACCCTCCGTGA
- a CDS encoding AAA family ATPase, whose translation MCFVIQGAYENWYHSLNDINKNSLNLGCPENCRQKIEKKKGGVILWGFGRRELYEELERRVKARSVGVIGVSQKPDDRRRSELGRRVVLVGELSEEDLIGECKCDYWPKGTGWDYKFFIKVRLWLPEAEYGKGIEFPTFQGSLEVLDCRLVEKIAELAQYIGYVPGPTRTVECPLSGIRKLGEKLREEFFVKTVDLDLLLEALEAGNVLLAGPPGTGKTALAKRIAELAAAPGSHNHIIAVAHSLWFRRDVIGGESLGPDGVFWRSGLFIKAYNMAAERLERGLSGPVFLILDEVNRADIDKAFADLFAIFRTQFCDDWSIPVSLVEEIEAYGDKVDDDAKKFVKYYRKYKDSPLRLIRVVATMNIKDWRNLFLTGEAFLRRFVIVKTECPEVDSYIDRVDGSEEVKQEIRKAAGELGGCVPPAAVIAAAKLLKNLDRGRADAKTVLNAVLGSREYLLGRRRR comes from the coding sequence ATGTGTTTTGTGATCCAAGGCGCATATGAGAACTGGTACCACTCGTTAAACGACATTAATAAAAACAGTTTGAATCTAGGTTGTCCAGAAAACTGCAGGCAAAAAATCGAGAAGAAGAAAGGGGGAGTGATTCTGTGGGGGTTTGGGAGGAGAGAACTTTACGAAGAGCTAGAGAGAAGGGTGAAGGCACGTAGCGTAGGTGTAATTGGGGTATCACAGAAGCCAGATGATCGTAGGAGAAGCGAGCTGGGCAGGAGGGTTGTGCTCGTGGGGGAGCTAAGCGAAGAGGATCTCATCGGAGAGTGTAAATGCGACTATTGGCCTAAGGGCACCGGCTGGGATTACAAGTTTTTCATTAAGGTGAGGCTGTGGCTACCTGAGGCTGAATACGGCAAGGGAATCGAATTCCCCACCTTCCAGGGATCTCTCGAAGTGTTAGACTGCAGACTGGTGGAAAAAATAGCGGAACTTGCCCAATACATCGGTTACGTACCCGGTCCTACAAGAACTGTGGAGTGCCCTCTCAGCGGTATTAGGAAGTTAGGAGAGAAGCTACGCGAAGAGTTTTTCGTTAAGACAGTCGATTTAGACCTGCTCCTTGAGGCGTTGGAGGCGGGTAATGTCCTTCTCGCCGGGCCGCCCGGCACTGGCAAAACGGCTCTCGCCAAGAGAATTGCTGAGTTAGCCGCGGCGCCGGGCAGTCACAACCATATCATCGCCGTGGCGCATTCCCTCTGGTTCCGCAGGGACGTGATAGGCGGGGAGTCTCTTGGGCCAGACGGCGTGTTCTGGAGATCTGGGCTTTTCATAAAGGCTTATAACATGGCGGCTGAGAGGCTGGAGAGGGGCCTGTCTGGACCTGTGTTTCTTATACTCGACGAGGTAAATAGAGCCGACATTGACAAGGCATTTGCCGATCTTTTCGCAATATTTCGCACTCAGTTCTGCGACGACTGGAGCATCCCAGTAAGCCTAGTAGAGGAAATCGAGGCCTACGGCGATAAAGTAGACGATGATGCAAAAAAGTTTGTCAAATACTATAGAAAATATAAGGATTCACCATTGAGACTTATTAGGGTTGTGGCCACTATGAACATAAAAGATTGGAGAAACCTCTTCCTTACTGGCGAGGCTTTCCTCCGGCGATTTGTAATAGTAAAGACAGAGTGTCCAGAAGTAGACTCCTATATTGACAGAGTCGATGGATCTGAGGAGGTAAAACAGGAGATTAGGAAGGCGGCGGGGGAGCTAGGCGGTTGCGTGCCGCCTGCGGCTGTGATCGCCGCGGCAAAGCTCTTGAAAAATCTCGACAGAGGGAGGGCTGATGCGAAGACTGTTTTAAACGCGGTGTTGGGAAGTAGGGAGTACCTCCTAGGAAGAAGACGCCGCTAG
- a CDS encoding [LysW]-aminoadipate/[LysW]-glutamate kinase encodes MIVVKIGGSVVCKDPTKTIQNLPKYADRAVVVHGGGCMVNDLMRRLGLEPKYLTHPGGLVSRYTDWETLKTFVMAMNWINKQIVASLHALGVPALGLTGADLGVVKAKRKEKVLIVDERGRQRVVDGGYVGRITQIDADKLLPPPLKLLAPIAVSEKGELLNVDGDQLAFDVAKAVKAQKLLLLSDVEGLYIGGKVVPHLTAPEAEKLVQSEEVRGGMKRKLLMAAEAAKTGIEVIIASGLSDSPIDTALNGAGTHITP; translated from the coding sequence ATGATAGTCGTAAAAATAGGCGGGTCAGTAGTCTGCAAAGACCCCACCAAGACAATACAAAACCTCCCCAAATACGCAGACCGAGCCGTCGTGGTACACGGAGGCGGTTGCATGGTAAACGATCTCATGAGGCGACTAGGCCTAGAGCCCAAGTACCTAACCCACCCAGGAGGCCTCGTAAGCAGATACACCGACTGGGAAACCCTAAAAACCTTCGTCATGGCCATGAACTGGATAAACAAACAGATAGTCGCCTCCCTCCACGCCCTCGGCGTACCGGCCCTCGGCCTAACCGGCGCAGACCTCGGCGTCGTCAAGGCGAAACGCAAAGAAAAAGTCCTGATAGTAGACGAGAGGGGGCGGCAGAGGGTGGTGGACGGAGGCTACGTCGGCCGCATCACCCAGATAGATGCAGACAAGCTACTCCCCCCACCCCTCAAACTGCTGGCACCCATCGCCGTGTCTGAGAAGGGCGAGCTTCTAAACGTCGACGGAGACCAGCTAGCCTTCGACGTAGCCAAGGCCGTGAAGGCCCAGAAGCTCCTGCTCCTCAGCGACGTGGAGGGCCTCTACATAGGCGGGAAGGTGGTGCCCCACCTCACCGCCCCAGAGGCGGAGAAGCTAGTCCAAAGCGAAGAGGTGAGGGGAGGCATGAAGAGAAAACTACTCATGGCCGCCGAGGCCGCCAAAACCGGCATAGAGGTAATAATCGCAAGCGGACTCTCCGACAGCCCCATAGACACAGCCCTAAACGGAGCCGGCACACACATCACGCCATAA
- the argC gene encoding N-acetyl-gamma-glutamyl-phosphate reductase, with protein sequence MKVCIVGASGFVGGELLRLLLQHSGVEVVCATSRKFKGEYVYRVHPNLRGVTQLKFVEPSIDAALKADVVFLALPHGESIKWVPKLYESGVAVFDLSADFRLKDPNAYVEWYKWPQPHPYPDLLQKAVYGQPELHRHELPGAKLVAVPGCMATASILMLAPLAKYGVIGNTPPVVDAKIGSSGAGAEGSIVDLHSFRTYVVRPYEPVHHRHIAEIEQELSLLAGRPVKVAFTPHAVDIVRGIFTTGHVYTDKTLTEADMWKYYRSMYSDSRFIRLVKDRLGVSRYPNVKYILGSNYVDIGFEIDPRLGRVVTFAAIDNLVRGAAGQAVQAFNIAMGFPEDEGLRTIPIAPI encoded by the coding sequence ATGAAAGTCTGCATAGTAGGCGCCTCGGGATTCGTCGGAGGGGAACTCCTGAGGCTACTCCTACAGCACAGCGGAGTCGAGGTGGTCTGCGCCACCTCCCGCAAGTTCAAGGGGGAGTACGTCTACAGGGTCCACCCCAACCTCCGCGGCGTAACCCAGCTTAAGTTCGTCGAGCCGTCGATAGACGCCGCCCTCAAGGCCGACGTAGTGTTCCTAGCCCTGCCACACGGCGAATCCATCAAGTGGGTGCCCAAGCTATACGAATCCGGCGTCGCCGTCTTTGACCTCAGCGCCGACTTCCGCCTCAAGGACCCCAACGCCTACGTCGAGTGGTACAAGTGGCCCCAGCCCCACCCATATCCCGACCTCCTCCAGAAGGCCGTATACGGACAGCCCGAGCTCCACAGACACGAGCTACCCGGCGCAAAGCTCGTCGCGGTGCCGGGCTGCATGGCCACCGCCTCCATACTCATGCTAGCCCCCCTAGCCAAATACGGCGTCATAGGCAACACCCCACCCGTGGTAGACGCCAAGATTGGCTCCAGCGGCGCCGGCGCCGAGGGCTCCATAGTAGATCTACACAGCTTCCGCACCTACGTAGTGAGGCCCTACGAGCCGGTCCACCACCGCCACATCGCCGAAATTGAGCAGGAGCTAAGCCTACTCGCCGGCAGGCCCGTAAAGGTGGCCTTCACCCCACACGCAGTAGACATCGTGAGGGGCATATTCACCACAGGCCACGTATACACCGACAAAACGCTCACAGAAGCCGACATGTGGAAATACTACAGGTCAATGTACAGCGACTCCAGGTTCATAAGGCTGGTAAAAGACCGCCTCGGCGTGTCCCGGTACCCCAACGTCAAGTACATCCTCGGCTCCAACTACGTCGACATTGGGTTTGAGATCGACCCCCGCCTCGGCCGGGTAGTCACCTTCGCCGCCATAGACAACCTGGTCAGAGGCGCCGCTGGCCAGGCGGTGCAGGCCTTCAACATCGCCATGGGCTTCCCCGAAGACGAAGGCCTCAGGACAATCCCCATCGCCCCCATATGA